The following proteins are encoded in a genomic region of Haloarcula marina:
- a CDS encoding HEAT repeat domain-containing protein: protein MSGTSQTPLREVAANDVTPESVDPAEIRAALDADSAPVRQRGARVCTTLAEDDTDSVRPVVDELGRALTDENPGVVQTAAAALTQAATADPAVVVETLDRAAALADADLGGVQIAGAQLLATVAKQEPAHCTPVVGTLLDRLGRPPASDDDESMAACVGDEITQRTIREHEEEEQQHERVARQVFANVVVAVAEAEPSALVDHVDTVADLTTAEDLVVRGAALDVLGAVGSESPSAVDPVADAILACLDADVGVLRARAVRTLGFLDDAQYADALSDVAATDPDDEVAAFAAETAAFLEE from the coding sequence ATGTCCGGTACTAGCCAGACCCCTCTCCGAGAGGTGGCAGCGAACGACGTGACCCCCGAGTCCGTCGACCCGGCCGAGATTCGGGCGGCCCTCGACGCCGACAGCGCACCGGTGCGCCAGCGTGGCGCGCGGGTCTGTACGACACTCGCCGAAGACGACACCGACAGCGTTCGTCCCGTCGTCGACGAACTCGGGCGGGCACTGACAGACGAGAACCCCGGCGTGGTCCAGACGGCCGCGGCGGCGCTCACACAGGCCGCGACGGCCGACCCAGCGGTCGTCGTCGAGACGCTCGACCGCGCGGCGGCGCTGGCCGACGCAGACCTCGGGGGCGTGCAGATAGCGGGCGCGCAACTGCTCGCCACCGTCGCGAAACAGGAACCGGCCCACTGCACGCCGGTCGTCGGGACGCTCCTCGACCGTCTCGGTCGCCCGCCAGCCAGCGACGACGACGAGTCGATGGCGGCGTGCGTTGGCGACGAAATCACCCAGCGGACGATTCGAGAGCACGAGGAGGAAGAACAGCAACACGAACGGGTCGCTCGGCAGGTGTTCGCCAACGTCGTCGTCGCGGTGGCCGAGGCAGAACCGTCGGCGCTCGTCGACCACGTCGACACCGTCGCCGACCTCACGACCGCCGAGGACCTCGTCGTGCGCGGGGCCGCGCTCGACGTACTCGGCGCGGTCGGAAGCGAATCGCCGTCGGCGGTCGACCCGGTCGCGGACGCGATTCTCGCCTGCCTCGACGCCGACGTGGGCGTTCTCAGGGCGCGAGCCGTGCGGACGCTCGGCTTCCTCGACGACGCACAGTACGCCGACGCGCTCAGCGACGTGGCGGCAACCGACCCGGACGACGAAGTCGCGGCGTTCGCCGCGGAGACGGCCGCCTTCCTCGAGGAGTAG
- a CDS encoding universal stress protein encodes MKRGLVSLRATETHRDLLSEVTNWTDDGDELVLLWHLDGAEYDADVDTLESVGRVEHVDYDHSAVIDGAAADAKEFTEPVLADADVEAHVVVSVDSASSRARNVLDTAAEHDCDHAFIVGTSRSPTGKAVFGDFAQRVILNFDGYTTVVTE; translated from the coding sequence ATGAAACGCGGGCTTGTGAGCCTCAGAGCGACGGAGACGCATCGTGACCTGCTCTCGGAAGTGACGAACTGGACCGACGACGGCGACGAACTCGTCTTGCTGTGGCACCTCGACGGGGCGGAGTACGACGCGGACGTGGACACGCTCGAATCGGTCGGGCGGGTCGAACACGTCGACTACGACCACTCGGCCGTCATCGACGGCGCGGCGGCGGACGCGAAAGAGTTCACCGAACCGGTCCTGGCCGACGCCGATGTCGAGGCGCACGTGGTGGTCTCGGTCGACTCGGCGTCCAGTCGGGCGCGGAACGTCCTCGATACGGCCGCCGAACACGACTGCGACCACGCGTTCATCGTCGGCACGTCTCGCTCACCCACGGGCAAGGCCGTCTTCGGCGACTTCGCACAGCGGGTAATCCTCAACTTCGACGGCTACACCACCGTCGTCACCGAGTGA
- a CDS encoding NAD-dependent epimerase/dehydratase family protein, which yields MEALIIGGTGLISTGITRQAVAAGHDVTVFTRGETEADLPASVDRITGDRTDREALERARDAISLGCVIDMVGFDPADVETAIDVFAGHVDQYIFCSTVDVYHRPVATMPVRERAAREPPVSEYGADKAACEDLLFEAYRADGFPATIIRPWDTYGEGGSLNNTLSSGAYVDRLREGKPIVVHGDGTSVWAPCHRDDVAAAFVAAIGNHEAIGEAYHTTATEAMTWNQYHRRAAAALDAPDPELVHVPTDALREAVPDRTTALLDHFQFSTVFDTSKARRDLDFRQTVSWEEGVQRTVDRLAADGALDDWDSDPEYDAVVSAWRDATESFAAELR from the coding sequence CGGGCCTCATCAGCACGGGAATTACCCGACAGGCGGTCGCGGCGGGCCACGACGTGACGGTGTTCACGCGCGGCGAAACCGAGGCGGACCTGCCCGCGTCCGTCGACCGCATCACGGGCGACCGGACCGACCGCGAGGCGCTGGAACGGGCGCGAGACGCCATCTCGCTGGGGTGCGTGATAGACATGGTCGGCTTCGACCCGGCGGACGTCGAGACGGCCATCGACGTGTTCGCCGGGCACGTCGACCAGTACATCTTCTGTAGCACGGTCGACGTGTATCACCGACCCGTCGCGACGATGCCGGTTCGGGAACGGGCGGCGCGCGAACCGCCGGTCAGCGAGTACGGCGCGGACAAGGCGGCCTGCGAGGACCTGTTGTTCGAGGCCTACCGAGCGGACGGGTTCCCGGCGACGATTATCCGCCCGTGGGACACCTACGGCGAAGGCGGCAGCCTCAACAACACGCTCTCCAGTGGCGCTTACGTCGACCGACTCCGGGAGGGCAAGCCGATAGTCGTCCACGGCGACGGCACCTCGGTCTGGGCCCCCTGTCACCGCGACGACGTGGCCGCCGCGTTCGTGGCTGCCATCGGGAATCACGAAGCCATCGGCGAGGCGTACCACACGACGGCGACGGAAGCGATGACGTGGAACCAGTACCACCGGCGGGCGGCGGCCGCACTGGACGCCCCGGACCCCGAACTCGTCCACGTCCCGACCGACGCGCTCCGCGAGGCAGTCCCCGACCGAACGACGGCGTTGCTGGACCACTTCCAGTTCTCGACGGTGTTCGACACGTCGAAGGCCCGCCGTGACCTCGACTTCCGACAGACGGTTTCGTGGGAGGAGGGCGTCCAACGCACCGTCGACCGTCTCGCGGCCGACGGCGCACTCGACGACTGGGACAGCGACCCCGAGTACGACGCCGTCGTCTCGGCGTGGCGCGACGCGACCGAGTCGTTCGCCGCAGAACTCCGCTAA